Proteins encoded by one window of Halobaculum halobium:
- a CDS encoding GIY-YIG nuclease family protein, with protein MYVLECADGSLYTGYTTEVARRVAEHDAGDGAKYTRGRTPVELVHVETFDSKSAAMSREYAIKQRSRREKESLVD; from the coding sequence GTGTACGTCCTCGAATGTGCGGACGGCTCGCTGTACACCGGTTACACGACCGAGGTGGCTCGTCGCGTCGCCGAACACGACGCCGGCGACGGCGCGAAGTACACCCGCGGCCGGACGCCCGTCGAGTTGGTCCACGTCGAGACGTTCGACTCGAAGTCGGCAGCGATGTCCCGGGAGTACGCGATCAAACAGCGCTCGCGCCGGGAGAAGGAGTCGCTGGTCGACTAG
- a CDS encoding cation diffusion facilitator family transporter — protein MAGGSRSVVIAALIANGSIAVLKFFGFLLTGSPSMLSETYHSISDTGNQVFLLVGIRYSNRKANRAHPFGYGKAQFFYAFLVSVLLFGIAGWESLKHGYSALMNPGHGGERADVILAGINFTELVPVDPFWINVVVLLGAIVFEVYALAKANAELQRQIDAYDWSGIREAFSKTSDVTTLTAFTEDAIALAGAAIALVGISLARFLEMPIFDAISSVLIGALLMGFAVALAWENKRLILGESLAADVEETLQSAIAEHEGVVHVDGFRTVFVGPGEVLVTADVSFDGDATADTVDEDITAIEEKLKSLDDRVRIVYIEPEV, from the coding sequence ATGGCTGGAGGCAGCAGATCCGTCGTCATCGCCGCGCTGATCGCCAACGGGTCCATCGCGGTGCTGAAGTTCTTCGGCTTCCTGCTCACCGGGTCGCCGTCGATGCTCTCGGAGACGTACCACTCCATCTCCGACACCGGGAACCAGGTGTTTCTCCTCGTCGGCATCCGCTACTCGAACAGAAAGGCGAACCGGGCGCACCCCTTCGGCTACGGGAAGGCCCAGTTCTTCTACGCGTTCCTCGTGTCGGTGCTGCTGTTCGGCATCGCGGGATGGGAGTCGCTGAAACACGGGTATAGCGCGCTGATGAACCCTGGACACGGCGGCGAGCGTGCCGACGTGATCCTCGCGGGGATCAACTTCACCGAACTCGTTCCGGTCGACCCGTTCTGGATCAACGTCGTCGTCCTGCTTGGCGCGATCGTGTTTGAGGTCTATGCGCTTGCGAAGGCGAACGCTGAGCTCCAGCGGCAGATCGACGCGTACGACTGGTCCGGGATCCGCGAGGCGTTCTCGAAGACCAGCGACGTGACGACGCTCACCGCGTTCACCGAGGACGCCATCGCGCTTGCGGGGGCGGCTATCGCCCTCGTCGGCATCTCGCTCGCGCGGTTCCTGGAGATGCCGATCTTCGACGCGATCTCCTCGGTTCTCATCGGTGCGCTGCTGATGGGCTTCGCCGTCGCGCTCGCGTGGGAGAACAAGCGGCTCATCCTCGGCGAGTCGCTGGCGGCCGACGTGGAGGAGACGCTCCAGTCGGCTATCGCCGAGCACGAGGGGGTCGTCCACGTCGACGGGTTCCGCACCGTCTTCGTCGGTCCCGGCGAGGTGCTCGTCACCGCGGACGTGAGCTTCGACGGCGACGCCACGGCGGATACGGTCGACGAGGACATCACGGCGATCGAGGAGAAGCTCAAGTCGCTCGACGATCGGGTTCGGATCGTCTACATCGAACCCGAGGTGTGA
- a CDS encoding GNAT family N-acetyltransferase, translating into MSDGDGESGSDVSVRAARDDETEAIRRLFDAAVLTVPVDLSDRVGGGDALVALRGTERRAGADRDVIGALVLDGSHVDAVAVRRSRRADGVGTALVAAAGDRVDGPLTATFRSQVRPFYESLGFEVEERDRRLFGRLAGGAVDEGDDTIG; encoded by the coding sequence ATGAGCGACGGGGACGGGGAGAGCGGGAGCGACGTCAGCGTCCGCGCCGCACGCGACGACGAGACCGAGGCGATCCGCCGGCTGTTCGACGCCGCGGTGTTGACCGTCCCCGTCGACCTCTCCGACCGCGTCGGCGGCGGCGACGCGTTGGTCGCGCTGAGGGGGACCGAGAGACGGGCCGGCGCCGATCGCGACGTGATCGGCGCGCTCGTTCTCGACGGCAGCCACGTCGATGCGGTCGCGGTCCGTCGGTCGCGGCGGGCCGACGGTGTCGGCACCGCACTCGTCGCCGCCGCGGGCGACCGCGTCGACGGACCGCTGACGGCGACGTTCCGGTCCCAAGTGCGGCCGTTCTACGAGTCGCTCGGGTTCGAGGTGGAGGAGCGCGACCGGCGACTGTTCGGGAGGCTGGCGGGCGGTGCGGTCGACGAGGGCGACGACACCATCGGCTGA
- a CDS encoding lycopene cyclase domain-containing protein yields MLALQWGVGGAFLLRRSRPLAVAVGVPTLYLWVVDRIAIADGVWTVAAETSTGVHLLGLPVEEAVFFLVTSALVVNGLVLFEWALRRFHVVAHVVVRLGRVGDGDDARDEVASESDQPPIAD; encoded by the coding sequence GTGCTGGCGCTCCAGTGGGGCGTCGGCGGAGCGTTCCTCCTGCGTCGCTCCCGACCGCTGGCCGTTGCCGTCGGCGTCCCGACCCTGTATCTGTGGGTCGTCGACCGGATCGCCATCGCCGACGGCGTGTGGACCGTCGCCGCCGAGACGTCGACCGGCGTCCACCTCCTCGGCCTGCCCGTCGAGGAAGCCGTGTTCTTCCTGGTCACCAGCGCGCTCGTCGTCAACGGGCTCGTGCTGTTCGAGTGGGCGCTACGCCGGTTCCACGTGGTCGCCCACGTGGTCGTCCGTCTCGGGCGGGTCGGCGACGGTGACGACGCGCGCGACGAGGTCGCGAGCGAGTCCGATCAGCCGCCGATCGCCGACTGA
- a CDS encoding metallophosphoesterase, with translation MLVVISDTHGTDGHQLRGRTLTAVREADAVIHAGDFYREAVLDDLRRAADAVYGVTGNNDDAALRERLPRERVVGYEGATVAVRHRSRSGATGLVMFGRERDADLVVFGHSHRPEFDDSGGVPLLNPGSYAQPRGNRAAHAELTRTDEGLSGALVTPDGEVFERFSVPVRGP, from the coding sequence ATGCTCGTCGTCATCTCCGACACGCACGGTACCGACGGCCACCAGCTCCGGGGGCGAACCCTGACGGCGGTGCGGGAGGCCGACGCCGTGATCCACGCGGGGGACTTCTACCGGGAAGCAGTACTCGACGATCTCCGGCGGGCGGCCGACGCGGTGTACGGGGTCACGGGGAACAACGACGACGCAGCGCTGCGCGAACGACTGCCCCGCGAGCGCGTCGTCGGCTACGAGGGGGCGACTGTCGCGGTTCGCCACCGCTCGCGCAGCGGCGCGACGGGGTTGGTCATGTTCGGCCGCGAGCGCGACGCGGACCTGGTCGTCTTCGGTCACAGTCACCGCCCGGAGTTCGACGACTCCGGGGGGGTGCCGCTGCTCAATCCGGGGAGCTACGCGCAGCCACGGGGAAACCGAGCGGCCCACGCCGAACTCACGCGGACCGACGAGGGGCTCTCTGGAGCACTCGTGACGCCCGACGGCGAGGTGTTCGAGCGGTTCTCGGTACCCGTTCGCGGCCCGTGA
- a CDS encoding DUF7563 family protein produces MPRCDHCGSHVSDRFARVFSDERGDLNACPSCSANAGIAEVARERTRADD; encoded by the coding sequence ATGCCACGCTGCGACCACTGCGGGTCGCACGTATCCGACCGCTTCGCCCGCGTGTTCAGTGACGAACGCGGGGATCTGAATGCGTGCCCGTCCTGCTCTGCGAACGCGGGCATCGCCGAAGTGGCACGAGAACGGACCCGCGCAGACGACTGA
- a CDS encoding ferredoxin — MHIEFDRDVCVGMFQCVAEWDAFEKDMDAGKATLAGADEIEDDVFSLEVPDGDELDAKFAARTCPVDAIRLYDDDGEQLI, encoded by the coding sequence ATGCACATCGAGTTCGACCGCGACGTCTGCGTCGGGATGTTCCAGTGCGTGGCCGAGTGGGACGCCTTCGAGAAGGACATGGACGCCGGGAAGGCGACGCTCGCCGGCGCAGACGAAATCGAGGACGACGTGTTCTCGCTGGAGGTCCCCGACGGCGACGAACTTGACGCGAAGTTCGCCGCCCGGACGTGCCCGGTCGACGCCATCCGCTTGTACGACGACGACGGCGAACAGCTGATCTGA
- a CDS encoding alkaline phosphatase family protein yields the protein MFDDEVAAAIRDDRERDGYLFPDYGRYCFAGVPATLGGMLGVDLPGDPLPDGAVADVPGLAGTAPDDDADYDRVCHVLVDGFGYEQWRREVAADRAPEWFAALAEAAGVTPLTSVYPSETAAAITTVHTGRTPAEHGMIGWDAYLPDADRVVQALPFTAKSGEGAAEAYGVDAADLFAGGSIYEPLAAEGVDSVTVQPTKAATGAYSAHALAGADARGYEDLDGFRSLLTEALSESDPGTYCYAYLSDVDGAAHEAGTESAHYRETLAAVSEAVSTALSGVPEAVAESTLLVLTADHGHVDTDPETNVDLWEHDFLTERMRRYETGAPAGYPLTGNDDGGDDADAGDPLPPVGGARNVHLHLRPGTTDEVIDYLDRTFDGRAFAREDALDRGLFGDREPADRFRRRCGDVVFVHRRKAVWRGDEPGKLGYVGWHGGLTPEEMLTPFAAAPLSDVI from the coding sequence ATGTTCGACGACGAGGTCGCCGCCGCCATCCGCGACGACCGCGAGCGCGACGGCTACCTGTTTCCCGACTACGGTCGGTACTGTTTCGCGGGCGTCCCAGCCACCCTCGGCGGGATGCTCGGCGTCGACCTCCCGGGCGACCCGCTCCCGGACGGCGCCGTCGCCGACGTGCCCGGCCTCGCCGGCACCGCCCCCGACGACGACGCCGACTACGACCGGGTCTGTCACGTACTCGTCGACGGCTTCGGCTACGAGCAGTGGCGCCGCGAGGTCGCCGCCGACCGAGCGCCCGAGTGGTTCGCCGCTCTCGCAGAAGCGGCCGGGGTAACGCCGCTCACGTCCGTCTATCCCTCCGAGACGGCGGCGGCGATCACCACGGTCCACACCGGCCGCACGCCCGCCGAGCACGGGATGATCGGGTGGGACGCGTACCTCCCCGACGCCGACCGCGTGGTTCAGGCGCTCCCGTTCACGGCGAAGTCCGGCGAGGGGGCCGCCGAGGCGTACGGCGTCGACGCGGCCGACCTCTTCGCGGGCGGATCGATATACGAACCGCTCGCGGCCGAGGGCGTCGACTCGGTGACGGTCCAGCCCACGAAGGCGGCGACCGGCGCCTACTCGGCGCACGCGCTCGCCGGCGCCGACGCCCGCGGCTACGAGGATCTCGACGGCTTCCGATCGCTGTTGACCGAGGCGCTCTCCGAGTCGGATCCGGGCACCTACTGTTACGCGTACCTCTCGGACGTGGACGGCGCGGCCCACGAGGCCGGCACCGAATCCGCCCACTACCGCGAGACGCTCGCGGCCGTCTCCGAGGCCGTCTCGACGGCACTGTCGGGCGTCCCCGAGGCGGTCGCCGAGTCGACGCTGCTCGTGCTCACCGCCGATCACGGCCACGTCGACACCGACCCCGAGACCAACGTCGACCTCTGGGAGCACGACTTCCTCACCGAGCGCATGCGGCGCTACGAGACCGGCGCCCCCGCCGGCTATCCCCTCACGGGGAACGACGACGGCGGGGACGACGCCGACGCGGGCGACCCGCTCCCGCCGGTCGGAGGCGCGCGAAACGTCCACCTCCACCTCCGTCCGGGCACGACCGACGAGGTGATCGACTACCTCGACCGGACGTTCGACGGGCGGGCGTTCGCCCGCGAGGACGCCCTCGACCGGGGGCTGTTCGGCGATCGCGAGCCCGCCGATCGCTTCCGCCGGCGCTGCGGCGACGTGGTGTTCGTCCACCGGCGGAAGGCGGTCTGGCGCGGGGACGAGCCCGGCAAACTCGGATACGTCGGTTGGCACGGCGGGTTGACGCCCGAAGAGATGCTGACGCCGTTCGCGGCCGCGCCGCTGTCGGACGTGATCTGA
- a CDS encoding ArsR/SmtB family transcription factor, with translation MADMPSSIPGIGGPWSRGDDDGDRDPRVIGVDGDDADDVLAALSSDTARAILSALHDSPGPASDVADRVDTSLQNTQYHLKRLREAGVVEVVDTSYSQKGREMDVYAPADGPLVLVAGPESEASGIRATLSRLLGGIGAVGLGAVVVETALDGPFAPTFGFGAAGGADGASGADGDVSVESTNATATEAAADDAATPTATEASTETATDGGIGIQEATETAAETATSAPTSTPAATPTPASTATELARETTYAVSGDAGPTLVDQLAASPGFLFLCGGCSRSPSSRWSPAAAAGREPSSRSLSPTAGGRGRRGRGD, from the coding sequence ATGGCCGACATGCCCTCCTCCATCCCCGGGATCGGCGGGCCGTGGTCCCGCGGCGACGACGACGGCGACCGCGACCCGCGGGTCATCGGCGTCGACGGCGACGACGCCGACGACGTGCTCGCCGCGTTGTCCTCGGACACCGCCCGCGCGATCCTCTCTGCGCTCCACGACAGCCCTGGGCCCGCCAGCGACGTCGCCGATCGCGTCGACACGTCGCTGCAGAACACCCAGTACCACCTGAAGCGCCTGCGCGAGGCGGGCGTCGTCGAGGTCGTCGACACCTCCTACTCCCAGAAGGGCCGCGAGATGGACGTGTACGCCCCGGCCGACGGGCCGCTCGTGCTCGTCGCCGGCCCCGAGTCCGAAGCCTCGGGCATCCGCGCGACGCTCAGCCGCCTGCTCGGCGGGATCGGCGCGGTCGGCCTCGGCGCCGTCGTCGTCGAGACCGCACTCGACGGCCCGTTCGCGCCCACGTTCGGGTTCGGGGCGGCCGGGGGCGCAGACGGCGCCAGCGGTGCGGACGGCGACGTGAGCGTCGAGTCGACGAACGCGACGGCCACGGAGGCGGCAGCCGACGACGCCGCGACACCGACGGCGACGGAGGCGTCGACTGAAACCGCCACCGACGGCGGCATCGGGATCCAGGAGGCGACCGAGACGGCCGCGGAGACGGCCACGTCCGCGCCCACTTCGACGCCCGCAGCGACACCGACGCCCGCGTCGACCGCGACGGAGTTGGCGCGAGAGACGACGTACGCCGTTTCCGGCGACGCGGGGCCGACGCTGGTCGACCAGCTCGCCGCGTCACCCGGCTTCCTGTTCCTGTGCGGGGGCTGCTCGCGCTCGCCGTCGTCGCGCTGGTCGCCCGCCGCCGCGGCGGGGCGTGAGCCGTCGTCGCGGTCGCTATCACCGACAGCCGGGGGTCGCGGTCGCCGCGGACGCGGTGACTAA
- a CDS encoding replication factor C small subunit translates to MSEADDGEAAESTPGREVWIEKYRPQTLEDVYGHEQIVSRLQSYIRQDDLPHLLFAGPAGVGKTTSAVAIAKSIYGDDWRTNFLELNASDQRGIDVVRDRIKNFARSSFGGHDYRIIFLDEADSLTDDAQSALRRTMEQFSDNTRFILSCNYSSKIIDPIQSRCAVFRFSPLADEAVEAQVRDIAAEQDIEITDDGLDALVYAANGDMRRAINSLQAAATTGEIVDEQAVYEITATARPEEIEAMVEDALAGDFSKSRSTLDTLLTETGMAGGDIIDQLHRSVWEFGLSDREAVRLMERIGETDFRITEGANEQVQLEALLASLALADE, encoded by the coding sequence ATGAGCGAGGCCGACGACGGCGAGGCCGCCGAGTCCACGCCCGGGCGGGAGGTCTGGATCGAGAAGTACCGCCCGCAGACGCTGGAGGACGTGTACGGACACGAGCAGATCGTCTCCCGACTCCAGAGCTACATCCGGCAGGACGACCTGCCGCACCTCCTCTTTGCAGGCCCCGCGGGCGTGGGAAAGACGACGTCGGCCGTCGCCATCGCGAAGTCGATCTACGGCGACGACTGGCGGACGAACTTCCTCGAACTCAACGCCTCCGACCAGCGCGGGATCGACGTGGTGCGCGACCGGATCAAGAACTTCGCGCGCTCGTCGTTCGGCGGCCACGACTACCGGATCATCTTCCTCGACGAGGCCGACTCACTCACCGACGACGCGCAGTCCGCCCTCCGCCGGACGATGGAGCAGTTCTCCGACAACACGCGCTTCATCCTCTCGTGCAACTACTCCTCGAAGATCATCGACCCGATCCAGTCGCGGTGTGCCGTCTTCCGGTTCTCGCCGCTCGCGGACGAGGCGGTCGAGGCGCAGGTGCGCGACATCGCCGCCGAGCAGGACATCGAGATCACCGACGACGGCCTCGACGCGCTGGTGTACGCCGCGAACGGCGACATGCGGCGCGCGATCAACTCGCTGCAGGCGGCGGCGACTACGGGGGAGATCGTCGACGAGCAAGCCGTCTACGAGATCACTGCGACCGCCCGTCCCGAGGAGATCGAAGCGATGGTCGAGGACGCGCTCGCGGGCGATTTCTCGAAATCGCGTTCGACGCTCGACACCCTCCTCACGGAGACGGGGATGGCCGGCGGCGACATCATCGACCAGCTTCACCGTTCAGTGTGGGAGTTCGGGCTCTCGGACCGGGAAGCGGTGCGGCTGATGGAGCGCATCGGCGAGACCGACTTCCGGATCACCGAGGGCGCAAACGAGCAGGTACAACTGGAGGCGCTGCTCGCGTCGCTCGCGCTCGCGGACGAGTAG
- the rpiA gene encoding ribose-5-phosphate isomerase RpiA, whose translation MKNTAGTEAAKRAAGEAAAAEVADGDVVGLGTGSTAAHAIRDLGDRAAAGLDIEGVATSYQSRALAREVGVPLLSLSDVARVDVAIDGADQVDPDANALVKGGGAAHAREKVVASAADRFLVVADESKFADPLEYPVPVEVLPDALARVERAVRDADGDPELRAAERKDGPVVTDNGNLVLDCDFGAIEAPASLARTLSGVAGVVEHGLFVDVAETVFVGDDDGDVTRTTL comes from the coding sequence ATGAAGAACACTGCGGGGACGGAGGCGGCGAAGCGGGCGGCCGGGGAGGCGGCCGCCGCCGAGGTAGCCGACGGCGACGTGGTCGGGCTCGGCACGGGGTCGACGGCGGCCCACGCGATCCGCGACCTGGGCGACCGCGCCGCCGCCGGGCTCGATATCGAGGGCGTCGCGACCTCCTACCAGTCACGAGCGCTCGCGCGGGAGGTCGGCGTTCCGCTGTTGTCGCTGTCGGACGTGGCCCGCGTCGATGTCGCCATCGACGGCGCCGACCAGGTCGACCCGGACGCGAACGCGCTCGTGAAGGGCGGCGGCGCCGCCCACGCCCGCGAGAAGGTGGTCGCGTCGGCGGCCGACCGCTTTCTCGTCGTCGCCGACGAGTCGAAGTTCGCCGACCCGCTCGAGTACCCGGTTCCCGTCGAGGTGCTCCCCGACGCGCTCGCCCGCGTCGAACGGGCCGTTCGCGACGCCGACGGCGACCCGGAGCTGCGGGCCGCAGAGCGCAAGGACGGCCCCGTGGTCACCGACAACGGGAACCTCGTCCTCGACTGCGACTTCGGCGCGATCGAGGCCCCGGCGTCGCTCGCGCGGACGCTGTCGGGCGTCGCCGGCGTCGTCGAACACGGGCTGTTCGTCGACGTGGCGGAGACGGTGTTCGTCGGCGACGACGACGGCGACGTGACTCGGACGACGCTGTGA
- a CDS encoding phosphoglucomutase/phosphomannomutase family protein, translating to MDEISFGTDGWRATLDTFTDRRVRIVGQAVADTLAASEPDGSERQVIVGYDARPTSEGFAESLAAVLAGNGFDVLLPERDCPTPLVAHAIVERDAAGAMMVTASHNPPEYNGVKFIPDDGAPALPEVTERIEANLREPALDAAGTDEEGEIRRVDLVTPHAEHARDLVAGDGALDLSGLTVAYDAMHGSGRGVTDALLEAAGAEVERLRCERDPEFGGGSPEPSAENLTELTERVAEGGADLGIANDGDADRLAIVTSERGHLDENLFFAATYDHLLEGDSGPAIRTVSTTFLIDRIAEAHGEEVVETAVGFKWVAEAMGEHDALMGGEESGGFSVRGHVREKDGVLMALLAAAAEREESYDNRVDRLEAEHGRIVADKVSVDCPDGEKARVIDDLADHIPDEVAGEAVADVVTVDGFKLLLADGSWLLVRPSGTEPKMRVYGESGSEADTAAILADGRGLVEALV from the coding sequence ATGGACGAGATCTCCTTCGGAACCGACGGGTGGCGCGCCACCCTCGACACGTTCACCGACCGCCGGGTCCGCATCGTCGGCCAGGCGGTCGCCGACACCTTGGCCGCGTCGGAGCCCGACGGCTCCGAGCGCCAGGTGATCGTCGGCTACGACGCCCGCCCAACCTCCGAGGGGTTCGCGGAGTCGCTCGCTGCGGTGCTCGCCGGCAACGGCTTCGACGTGCTACTCCCCGAGCGCGACTGCCCCACCCCGCTGGTGGCCCACGCCATCGTCGAGCGCGACGCCGCGGGCGCGATGATGGTGACGGCCTCGCACAACCCGCCGGAGTACAACGGCGTGAAGTTCATCCCCGACGACGGCGCCCCCGCGCTCCCCGAGGTCACCGAGCGCATCGAGGCAAACCTCCGCGAGCCGGCACTCGACGCCGCCGGCACCGATGAGGAGGGCGAGATCCGCCGCGTCGACCTCGTGACGCCGCACGCCGAGCACGCCCGCGATCTCGTCGCCGGCGACGGGGCGCTCGATCTGTCTGGACTGACGGTCGCGTACGACGCGATGCACGGCAGCGGCCGCGGCGTCACCGACGCGCTGCTGGAGGCGGCGGGCGCCGAGGTCGAGCGCCTGCGGTGCGAGCGCGACCCCGAGTTCGGCGGCGGCTCGCCCGAGCCCTCGGCCGAGAACCTGACGGAACTCACCGAGCGCGTCGCCGAGGGCGGCGCGGATCTGGGGATCGCCAACGACGGCGACGCCGACCGGCTGGCGATCGTGACGTCCGAGCGGGGTCACCTCGACGAGAACCTCTTTTTCGCGGCGACGTACGACCACCTGCTCGAGGGCGACAGCGGCCCGGCGATCCGGACAGTCTCGACCACCTTCCTCATCGACCGCATCGCGGAGGCCCACGGCGAGGAGGTGGTCGAGACCGCGGTCGGCTTCAAGTGGGTCGCCGAGGCCATGGGCGAGCACGACGCGCTGATGGGCGGGGAGGAGTCGGGCGGCTTCTCCGTTCGCGGGCACGTCCGCGAGAAGGACGGCGTCCTGATGGCGCTGCTCGCGGCCGCCGCCGAGCGCGAGGAGTCCTACGACAACCGCGTCGACCGACTGGAGGCCGAGCACGGTCGCATCGTCGCCGACAAGGTGAGCGTCGACTGCCCAGACGGCGAGAAGGCGCGCGTCATCGACGACCTCGCCGACCACATCCCCGACGAGGTCGCCGGCGAGGCGGTGGCCGACGTGGTGACGGTTGACGGCTTCAAGCTCCTGCTCGCGGACGGCTCGTGGCTGCTCGTACGCCCGTCCGGAACCGAGCCGAAGATGCGCGTGTACGGCGAATCCGGCTCCGAGGCGGACACCGCGGCGATCCTCGCGGACGGCCGCGGGTTGGTCGAGGCCCTCGTCTGA
- the samp2 gene encoding ubiquitin-like small modifier protein SAMP2 produces the protein MDVTCEVVGEGTETLALDDDATYADVCRATGYSPHEVTVLVDGAPVPEDAPVEANELKVLRLIKGG, from the coding sequence ATGGACGTGACCTGCGAGGTCGTCGGCGAGGGGACCGAGACCCTCGCGCTCGACGACGACGCGACCTACGCCGACGTGTGCCGGGCGACCGGCTACTCGCCACACGAGGTGACGGTCCTCGTCGACGGCGCTCCCGTTCCCGAGGACGCGCCCGTCGAGGCGAACGAGCTCAAGGTGCTCCGGCTGATCAAGGGCGGATGA
- the larB gene encoding nickel pincer cofactor biosynthesis protein LarB, with product MRETLEAVAAGDLTPTQAEAQLRGYATTEAGRFDAAREHRRGIPEGILAEGKTPAEVAAMADAAVDSTGRALVTRADDETAEQVRTYMDQEHPEATVDRDARAQTVVVHAADYEPPGVDADVVVVSGGTADAHAAREAAVVAGEAGPRVETVEDVGVANLTRVLDEIETLRSADVLVVAAGREATLPTLVAGLVGAPVIGLPTSTGYGVGGDGVAALLGLLQSCTVLSVVNVDAGFVAGTQAGLIAIGVDGAAAGSADEPAADATDGSPTESER from the coding sequence ATGCGCGAAACGTTGGAGGCGGTCGCTGCCGGCGACCTCACGCCCACACAGGCGGAGGCGCAACTGCGCGGGTACGCGACCACAGAGGCCGGGCGGTTCGACGCCGCCCGGGAGCACCGCCGCGGGATCCCGGAGGGGATTCTCGCGGAGGGGAAGACGCCCGCGGAGGTGGCGGCGATGGCCGACGCGGCTGTCGACTCGACCGGGCGAGCGCTCGTCACGCGCGCCGACGACGAGACAGCCGAACAGGTCCGGACGTACATGGACCAAGAGCACCCCGAGGCGACCGTCGACCGCGACGCGCGGGCCCAGACGGTCGTCGTCCACGCGGCCGACTACGAGCCACCCGGCGTCGACGCGGACGTGGTCGTCGTCTCCGGCGGCACCGCCGACGCGCACGCCGCGCGAGAGGCCGCCGTCGTCGCCGGCGAGGCCGGCCCCCGCGTCGAGACGGTCGAGGACGTGGGCGTCGCCAACCTCACGCGCGTGCTCGACGAGATCGAGACGCTCAGATCCGCCGACGTGCTCGTCGTCGCCGCCGGACGGGAGGCGACGCTCCCGACGCTCGTCGCGGGGCTGGTCGGCGCGCCGGTGATCGGCCTCCCCACGTCGACGGGGTACGGGGTCGGCGGCGACGGCGTCGCGGCGCTGTTGGGCCTGCTCCAGTCGTGTACCGTGTTGTCGGTGGTGAACGTCGACGCGGGCTTCGTCGCCGGAACGCAGGCCGGACTGATCGCCATCGGCGTCGACGGCGCCGCCGCCGGGTCCGCTGACGAACCGGCCGCCGACGCCACCGATGGCTCCCCCACCGAGTCGGAACGCTGA
- a CDS encoding DUF1931 domain-containing protein produces MADLIVKAAVKEYLEEKNVASDFYDALDGEVEELLEDAARRAEENDRKTVQPRDL; encoded by the coding sequence ATGGCAGACCTCATCGTCAAGGCAGCCGTCAAGGAGTACCTCGAGGAGAAGAACGTCGCGTCCGATTTCTACGACGCGCTCGACGGGGAAGTCGAGGAGCTGCTCGAGGACGCCGCTCGGCGTGCCGAGGAGAACGACCGGAAGACGGTCCAGCCGCGCGACCTGTAA
- a CDS encoding NADPH-dependent FMN reductase, whose translation MSETPTVVAVNGSRRDGSYGRATLEYALDAAAEYGAEPDVIDLGDPDLDVPLYHPDVDAADAGDVPDLLGRMRRADGVLLCSPVYHDSYSSAFRSFHDWCSFDEYEDTVVGLFAVAGGGSYGGTLEHMRATIRGVHGWVAPLQVGIRNARNRFEPWDDGERPPDDAIGSGARYEFVDDALRERTAKLGRRVAHYAGHKDEFLDVPE comes from the coding sequence ATGTCGGAGACACCCACCGTCGTCGCCGTGAACGGCTCGCGGCGCGACGGGAGCTACGGTCGGGCGACGCTGGAGTACGCCCTCGATGCGGCCGCCGAGTACGGCGCCGAGCCGGACGTCATCGACCTCGGGGACCCCGACCTCGACGTCCCCCTGTATCACCCCGACGTGGACGCCGCCGACGCCGGCGACGTGCCCGATCTCCTCGGGCGGATGCGCCGCGCTGACGGCGTCCTGCTGTGTTCGCCGGTGTACCACGACTCGTACTCCTCGGCGTTTCGGTCGTTCCACGACTGGTGCAGCTTCGACGAGTACGAGGACACCGTCGTCGGGCTGTTCGCCGTCGCCGGCGGCGGATCCTATGGCGGCACGCTCGAACACATGCGCGCGACGATCCGGGGCGTCCACGGCTGGGTCGCCCCGCTCCAGGTCGGGATCCGCAACGCCCGGAACCGGTTCGAACCGTGGGACGACGGCGAGCGCCCGCCCGATGACGCGATCGGATCGGGGGCGCGCTACGAGTTCGTCGACGACGCGCTCCGCGAGCGGACGGCGAAGCTCGGCCGTCGGGTCGCCCACTACGCCGGGCACAAAGACGAGTTCCTCGACGTTCCGGAGTAG